The Mytilus trossulus isolate FHL-02 chromosome 13, PNRI_Mtr1.1.1.hap1, whole genome shotgun sequence genome has a segment encoding these proteins:
- the LOC134694919 gene encoding uncharacterized protein LOC134694919: MNGHLRNHEDSEDENQFGIRKTTYWEIYGVKRFPYRGKRKFTPLLYQSFHGGMVISNDVFGLTISQFERIYKACLERRKTKEQWILNLRYPDKSSNEYLEYLENCTDCNIGHLLCFENNQREKCLYEHLIRIVGTEIDIRKQQRLFIIEDRIFNSSYFKSQTRISSGSLAEGLNLPGSDMDIMYVGHNIEVTQNVKNIKNPKHSICVMEIDIYHPGFARIRKVAVPNEVSLREQCHSCPLGTCTGTQFYLPVKPFLDSIKEGYSYMNPCEHGPCISDQNQTVDFAYCIRSKYLPHNAIPWASRHRCQWPTKFVIDMIMKNGCLLVPIGPKTSDNEYLWRISFSVAEKLLVHSFNFTQFLCYGLLKLTLKYIVNTNSEVKELLCSYFLKTALFWVSEESNIDTFQLPKFYNCFSLCLDKLMSWVNTCYCPNYFIPEHNMFLGKINQRNKNKLLSVLESSKFRGIDGLITSLFSSDNSRLASASSESPSIMLDFLFYRITTSQNVSSWKTRMEYTKYLLKSESSPFIKSVCTYHYAEASKYVAQLLPSPSAIGNAYNIRKCYHRLLQNGTKTDAVSGWLLYASFYYVTGQFNVSLRLTDYVLSRYSPDMMDTDHQNCEVHRNFYRQNIHSTMNLNDRMKIATIVNVEYIQNSSLIPKELQLEVETEVLTISPVVMSHCLNVLCYHHLGDIYNRQKSLRDFYLTVLHRYSISSRCLSASITVLGVCYEISGDKNLAYQCYEEALRNGCHIFSSAVKRKSKLESN; encoded by the exons ATGAACGGACACTTAAGAAACCATGAAGATTCTGAGGACGAAAATCAATTTGGCATAAGGAAAACTACGTACTGGGAAATATACGGTGTAAAACGTTTTCCGTACAGGGGAAAGCGTAAGTTTACACCATTGCTTTACCAATCTTTCCATGGAGGAATGGTGATATCAAATGACGTTTTTGGACTAACAATCAGTCAGTTTGAACGAATATATAAAGCTTGTTTAGAAAGAAGGAAAACTAAGGAACAGTGGATACTGAACCTCAGATATCCTGATAAATCTTCCAATGAATATCTAGAATACTTAGAGAACTGTACAGACTGCAATATAG gtCACTTGCTTTGTTTCGAAAACAATCAGAGGGAGAAATGCTTGTACGAGCACCTAATTCGAATAGTTGGTACTGAAATAGATATACGAAAACAACAGCGACTATTTATCATAGAAGATAGGATCTTCAATTCTTCATATTTCAAATCACAAACACGTATATCAAGTGGAAGTCTGGCAGAAGGACTAAATTTACCAGGCAGTGACATGGATATTATGTACGTAGGCCATAACATAGAAGTAACACAGAATGTCAAGAACATCAAAAACCCAAAACATAGTATTTGTGTTATGGAAATAGATATATATCATCCTGGATTTGCCAGAATCAGAAAGGTAGCAGTACCTAATGAGGTATCCCTCCGTGAACAGTGTCACAGTTGTCCACTAGGTACATGTACgggtacacaattttatttacctgtaaaacccTTTCTAGATTCAATCAAAGAAGGGTATTCCTACATGAACCCATGCGAACATGGTCCATGTATATCAGACCAAAACCAAACCGTAGATTTTGCATACTGTATACGGAGTAAATATCTGCCTCACAACGCAATTCCATGGGCATCTCGTCATCGATGTCAATGGCCTACGAAATTTGTTATTGACATGATCATGAAAAACGGATGCTTGTTAGTACCTATAGGACCTAAGACATCTGATAATGAGTACTTATGGAGAATATCTTTCTCTGTGGCAGAAAAATTACTTGTACATTCGTTTAATTTTACTCAATTCTTATGTTACGGTCTActtaaattaacattaaaatatatcgTAAACACAAATAGTGAAGTCAAAGAGCTATTGTGTTCATACTTCCTGAAGACGGCTTTATTTTGGGTCTCTGAGGAGTCGAATATTGACACATTTCAACTACCAAAATTCTATAATTGCTTTTCTCTCTGTCTTGATAAATTAATGTCATGGGTAAACACATGCTACTGTCCGAACTATTTTATACCTGAACATAACATGTTCCTTGGAAAGATCAATCagagaaacaaaaacaaactactAAGTGTACTTGAGAGTAGTAAATTTAGAGGGATTGATGGGTTGATTACTAGTTTATTTTCATCTGACAATTCCCGTTTAGCAAGTGCAAGCAGTGAATCTCCATCAATTATGTTAGACTTCCTATTTTACAGGATTACGACATCGCAAAACGTTTCAAGTTGGAAAACAAGGATGGaatataccaaatatttattaaagtcTGAATCGTCTCCTTTTATTAAGAGTGTATGTACATATCATTATGCCGAAGCCAGTAAATATGTTGCACAACTATTACCATCGCCAAGCGCAATAGGCAACGCGTACAACATACGCAAATGTTATCATAGACTTTTACAAAACGGCACCAAGACTGATGCTGTATCAGGTTGGTTGTTATACGcatcattttattatgtaactGGACAGTTTAATGTTTCACTAAGACTAACGGATTATGTTCTATCAAGATACTCACCTGATATGATGGATACAGATCATCAAAACTGTGAAGTACACAGAAATTTTTATAGACAAAATATACATTCTACAATGAATCTGAATGACAGGATGAAAATAGCTACTATAGTTAATGTCGAATACATTCAGAACTCATCATTAATTCCAAAAGAACTACAGTTGGAGGTTGAAACGGAAGTATTAACCATATCGCCTGTTGTAATGTCCCACTGTCTCAATGTTCTGTGCTATCATCACCTTGGTGATATATACAACAGACAAAAGTCTTTACGTGATTTTTATCTGACTGTGTTACATAGATATTCCATTTCTTCAAGATGTTTATCTGCGTCGATAACAGTACTTGGAGTATGCTATGAGATTTCCGGTGATAAAAACCTAGCCTATCAGTGCTACGAGGAAGCCCTACGAAATGGTTGTCATATTTTTAGTTCAGcagtaaaaagaaaatcaaaactggAAAGCAATTAA